The following coding sequences are from one Lolium rigidum isolate FL_2022 chromosome 6, APGP_CSIRO_Lrig_0.1, whole genome shotgun sequence window:
- the LOC124664152 gene encoding transcription factor bHLH168-like, which yields MDARREVALSGIVVDGRSNKVMQIFTMKNIRRFDGGDGFCSVHVRYSLRIDMEAKAQGGKRSRTNGGSGTMTVDRKEVERERRQHMKELCAQLVFLIPKEHCPSTDTLSLLGSLDEATTYINKLKERVDELHQRRSFAQAEARLRGGACSCVSTLMNCGTGSKLESVKAEKASMAPVVEVRYHVDSSMEVFLICSTERSIKLHEVITILEEEGAEVVNANHSVAGHKIFYTIHSRAFSSRIGIDDSRVAERLRALV from the exons ATGGACGCGCGCAGGGAGGTGGCACTATCTGGCATCGTGGTCGACGGTAGGAGCAACAAAGTTATGCAGATATTTACCATGAAGAATATTCGGCGGTTTGATGGAGGTGACGGCTTCTGTAGCGTGCACGTGAGGTACTCGCTAAGA ATTGACATGGAGGCAAAGGCGCAAGGTGGGAAGAGAAGCAGGACGAATGGTGGCAGCGGCACCATGACGGTGGACAGGAAGGAAGTGGAGAGGGAGAGAAGGCAACACATGAAAGAGCTGTGTGCACAGCTCGTCTTCTTAATCCCAAAAGAACACTGCCCCTCAACT GATACATTGTCCCTGCTGGGCAGCCTGGACGAAGCAACAACGTACATCAACAAGCTTAAGGAGAGGGTGGACGAGCTACACCAAAGGAGAAGCTTTGCACAGGCCGAGGCTAGGCTAAGAGGAGGAGCTTGCAGTTGCGTCTCGACGCTCATGAATTGTGGCACAGGATCTAAGTTAGAAAGTGTGAAAGCCGAGAAAGCATCCATGGCGCCAGTAGTGGAGGTGCGATACCACGTCGATTCAAGCATGGAGGTGTTTCTCATATGTAGCACTGAGAGGTCGATCAAGCTCCACGAGGTCATCACCATCCTCGAGGAAGAAGGGGCGGAAGTTGTCAACGCCAACCATTCCGTGGCAGGACATAAAATCTTCTACACCATACACTCTCGG